Proteins from one Leptonema illini DSM 21528 genomic window:
- a CDS encoding motility associated factor glycosyltransferase family protein: protein MDTASILKRKPYLHSLFAGAGTFYRFETARSGERFVVGSRPLASRFAPGDEASRMLAAYRPQRILVVSGAGNPLVIERLLRLRSETQICILIDHRQELLRFLVNEDAAVREFAATPNCHIFSPSMLDSLWSYLAGLPVDGFRGVTMIRHPGSMSDDPSFYREVEGRIHGFLKSGLSDLLTRFEFESLWLRNTLLNLRFLPPHDSVREQSPTPQSGSSPERSTQLPASPALLAHWQGCWKGPALLVGAGPSLRESLPLIKALAPHCLIVACDTALKPLLRSGIRPQIVHVLDAQPHTLLHLRGEDLTDTVIFADLVVHPHLPEKLRAPFVFSTTAKYYFDAAGRSVQLQTPGAALAQMQCGEIGSLQSGGSVATSAFDMLRFLEASAILLIGTDMAWTHRQLHCVSTHHYEKWAGTQHRLQSLEHINESLMQRRQLQPVESVNGGSTSGDHVLDLYRHWFEESIGNLPDLPVWNLTADGALINGAYRPAALDSQSVLAELRDRRLLYNGSAQRIFAEAPPVTERRSDILNAFARDLAEFFSTEPTDETLSEFFDRYPDALALRKKADSYIKRNADRLTKERRQAVMQKYVGREVRRLRRWMYGRSGA, encoded by the coding sequence ATGGATACTGCAAGCATACTGAAGCGAAAGCCTTATTTGCATTCCCTTTTCGCAGGGGCAGGGACTTTTTACCGCTTTGAGACGGCACGAAGCGGCGAACGATTCGTCGTCGGATCGCGCCCGCTTGCCTCTCGCTTTGCTCCAGGCGATGAGGCGTCGCGGATGCTTGCCGCTTACAGGCCGCAGCGCATCCTTGTAGTTTCCGGAGCCGGCAATCCGCTTGTGATCGAACGATTGCTACGGCTCAGATCAGAGACGCAAATCTGCATTCTTATCGATCACAGACAGGAGCTTCTGCGGTTCCTGGTTAACGAAGATGCCGCTGTTCGCGAATTCGCCGCCACGCCGAACTGTCATATCTTTTCGCCTTCCATGCTCGACTCTCTGTGGAGTTACCTGGCCGGCCTGCCGGTGGACGGGTTTCGCGGCGTAACCATGATCCGTCATCCGGGCAGCATGTCTGACGACCCTTCTTTCTATAGAGAAGTCGAAGGTCGGATTCACGGATTTCTGAAATCAGGGTTAAGCGACCTTCTTACAAGATTTGAATTCGAATCGCTGTGGCTGCGCAACACGCTTCTCAATCTGCGCTTCCTGCCGCCGCACGATTCCGTTCGGGAGCAATCGCCCACGCCGCAATCCGGCTCATCCCCGGAACGATCGACTCAGCTTCCCGCATCGCCCGCTCTGCTTGCGCACTGGCAGGGCTGCTGGAAGGGTCCGGCTCTGCTTGTCGGCGCCGGGCCGTCGCTGCGCGAATCCCTGCCGCTTATCAAGGCGCTCGCACCGCACTGTCTGATTGTCGCCTGTGATACCGCTCTCAAGCCTCTTCTGCGTAGCGGCATCCGTCCGCAGATCGTTCATGTGCTCGATGCCCAGCCGCATACACTGCTTCATCTGCGCGGCGAAGATTTAACCGATACCGTAATCTTTGCCGATCTTGTCGTTCATCCTCATCTGCCCGAGAAGCTGCGTGCTCCGTTTGTCTTCTCGACGACGGCGAAATATTACTTCGACGCAGCGGGGCGCTCCGTGCAGCTACAGACGCCGGGGGCCGCTCTTGCGCAGATGCAATGTGGAGAGATCGGTTCATTACAGTCCGGCGGTTCGGTGGCCACGTCGGCCTTTGATATGCTGCGTTTCTTAGAGGCGTCGGCGATTCTTCTCATCGGAACGGACATGGCGTGGACGCATCGCCAGCTGCACTGCGTGAGCACGCATCATTACGAGAAATGGGCCGGTACGCAGCATCGCCTGCAGAGCCTCGAGCATATCAATGAATCTCTGATGCAGCGACGGCAGCTGCAACCCGTCGAATCGGTGAACGGAGGCAGCACTTCAGGCGACCATGTTCTTGATCTCTACCGTCACTGGTTTGAAGAGAGCATCGGCAATCTGCCCGATCTTCCTGTATGGAATCTCACGGCAGACGGCGCTCTTATTAACGGGGCCTATCGTCCGGCCGCGCTGGATTCGCAGTCCGTGCTTGCAGAGTTGCGAGATCGACGACTGCTTTACAACGGCTCCGCTCAGCGTATATTTGCCGAAGCTCCGCCCGTAACCGAAAGACGCTCTGACATTCTGAATGCCTTCGCCCGCGACCTCGCTGAGTTCTTTTCAACAGAGCCTACCGACGAGACCCTATCAGAGTTCTTCGATCGTTATCCAGATGCCCTGGCCCTGCGCAAGAAGGCCGACTCATATATAAAACGCAATGCCGATCGGTTAACAAAGGAGCGCCGACAGGCCGTCATGCAGAAATATGTCGGCCGGGAGGTGCGACGACTGCGACGCTGGATGTACGGTAGATCAGGGGCCTGA
- a CDS encoding chromosome segregation SMC family protein, with protein MRVKKIRMVGFKSFADETVVSPQDGMTAIVGPNGCGKSNIVDAVRWVLGEKSGRALRGKSMEDVIFLGAETRKPAGMAEVEIIFDNVDRGLPLDMDEVAIGRRIYPGSPSEYILNGKRATRREIDQMLMDTGIGKTAYSIMEQGRMSEILKASPEERRSLFDEAAGISRFKAEKMETQKKLEDTRQNMLRLNDILREKEKELSHLDKQARKTREYLKLKERLDLHDVNLRYLKHVDLKEKEKKAAEKLRELLEKKNQIFEQITARELEAEELEKRNQADLESMQNLDREYHQSIGQIESLVQRLTEIDTHIEDRRGKLEQIRDRFKGEKKFHASIEKKLQESLQLVLDLGQEIDTIQVAIGKSSEALQGHEEKYRLTLVREEELVQQIEGLDREQKSLLEELRSITEDLIVSIENRQKDLREGEQKRRKVGESIRSQLQTKAGLADDALAKLNAGDATAATKLLAKIRLSDVLSEFDEYQRIEGEFRDLFFGETGLLSRKDEIDRRMKELDERREKSQIEIRSLNEKRKELLLLIEREKQRRMEMELNLRDFRARKNSSAEARDSIQAQIDGSLDRLKYLTEEEQDAIRQLQALEEQKGKLREDAKNLKKSSAELNKNLLGMQKNVSRLRDQILDLRKQAGKERESIDRLIPEISSRERAEENIRVALMSLEEELYNDFQFSPGELYEKCEKKRLRIEDEESEFRRIKAEIQALGQFNALAIEEFERSKIALEELLKQKKDIEDSEKNIRDIIEKIDEKSKAIFLDVFERIQNNFVGVFQSLFGGGKATLTLTEPENALNCGIQIMVQPPGKKNSSLSLLSGGEQNMTAIALMFATYLVRPSPFCLLDEIDAPLDDQNVQRFLKMLSGFSSRSQFIIITHNKLTMSKSNAIFGVTQEEAGVSKIVSVRMEDRAAL; from the coding sequence ATGCGTGTTAAAAAGATCAGAATGGTCGGCTTCAAGTCTTTTGCCGACGAAACCGTTGTCAGTCCTCAAGACGGTATGACGGCCATCGTCGGTCCGAACGGATGCGGCAAGTCGAATATCGTCGATGCGGTGCGCTGGGTGCTGGGCGAAAAGTCCGGCAGGGCTCTGCGCGGCAAAAGCATGGAAGACGTGATCTTTCTCGGAGCAGAGACGCGCAAGCCGGCCGGTATGGCCGAAGTGGAAATCATCTTTGATAACGTCGATCGCGGCCTGCCGCTTGATATGGACGAGGTGGCGATCGGTCGTCGCATCTATCCGGGTTCACCCAGCGAATACATCCTGAACGGCAAGCGGGCGACGCGCCGGGAGATCGATCAGATGCTCATGGATACGGGCATCGGTAAGACGGCCTATTCGATCATGGAGCAGGGTCGGATGTCTGAGATTCTCAAGGCATCGCCCGAAGAACGTCGATCGCTTTTCGACGAGGCGGCCGGCATCTCGCGCTTCAAGGCCGAGAAGATGGAAACGCAGAAGAAGCTCGAAGATACGCGGCAGAACATGCTGCGTCTGAACGACATCCTGCGCGAGAAAGAAAAGGAACTATCGCATCTTGATAAACAGGCCCGTAAGACGCGCGAGTATCTGAAGCTGAAAGAGCGCCTCGATTTACATGACGTGAACCTGCGTTACCTGAAGCATGTCGATCTCAAAGAGAAAGAAAAGAAGGCGGCTGAGAAGCTGCGCGAGCTTCTTGAAAAGAAGAACCAGATCTTCGAACAGATCACCGCACGCGAGCTTGAGGCCGAAGAACTCGAGAAACGCAATCAGGCCGACCTGGAATCGATGCAGAATCTCGATCGCGAGTATCATCAGTCCATCGGTCAGATCGAATCCCTGGTTCAACGTCTGACTGAAATCGACACGCATATCGAAGACCGCCGGGGAAAGCTCGAACAGATTCGCGATCGCTTTAAGGGCGAGAAGAAGTTTCATGCCTCCATCGAGAAGAAGCTTCAGGAGTCGTTGCAGCTTGTTCTCGATCTCGGTCAGGAGATCGATACGATTCAGGTGGCCATCGGCAAGAGCAGCGAGGCGCTGCAGGGGCATGAAGAGAAATACCGTCTTACTCTTGTAAGAGAAGAAGAGCTGGTTCAGCAAATCGAAGGGTTGGATCGCGAGCAGAAGTCCCTTCTTGAAGAGCTGCGTTCTATAACAGAAGACCTCATCGTCAGCATCGAGAATCGGCAGAAAGATCTGCGCGAAGGCGAGCAGAAACGACGCAAGGTGGGCGAGTCGATTCGCTCGCAGCTACAGACAAAGGCCGGCCTGGCCGACGATGCCCTTGCGAAATTGAACGCCGGCGATGCGACCGCGGCGACGAAGCTGCTTGCGAAGATCCGCCTTTCTGACGTGCTTTCTGAATTTGACGAATATCAGCGTATCGAAGGAGAGTTCCGCGATCTTTTTTTTGGCGAAACCGGTCTGCTTTCGCGCAAGGACGAGATCGATCGACGCATGAAAGAGCTTGATGAGCGTCGCGAGAAAAGCCAGATCGAGATACGTTCCTTGAACGAGAAACGCAAAGAGCTGCTTCTTCTAATTGAGCGAGAGAAGCAGCGACGCATGGAGATGGAGCTGAACCTGCGTGATTTCCGCGCCCGCAAGAACAGTTCGGCCGAGGCGCGCGATAGCATCCAGGCTCAGATTGACGGCTCTCTGGATCGACTGAAGTATCTGACCGAAGAAGAGCAGGATGCCATCCGACAGCTACAGGCTCTTGAAGAGCAGAAGGGGAAGCTTCGCGAAGACGCGAAGAATCTCAAGAAATCGTCGGCCGAACTGAACAAGAATCTGCTCGGCATGCAGAAGAACGTCTCACGCCTTCGCGATCAAATCCTTGATCTGCGCAAGCAGGCCGGTAAAGAGCGCGAAAGCATCGATCGTCTGATCCCCGAAATCTCGTCGCGCGAGCGGGCTGAAGAGAATATCAGAGTCGCCCTGATGTCTCTTGAAGAAGAGCTGTATAACGATTTTCAGTTCAGTCCGGGCGAGCTTTACGAGAAATGCGAGAAGAAGCGTCTGCGAATAGAAGACGAAGAATCCGAGTTCCGGCGCATCAAGGCCGAGATCCAGGCACTCGGTCAGTTCAACGCCCTTGCCATCGAAGAGTTCGAACGCAGTAAGATCGCGCTTGAAGAGCTTCTCAAGCAGAAGAAGGATATCGAAGATTCCGAGAAGAACATCCGCGATATTATCGAGAAGATCGACGAGAAATCGAAGGCGATCTTTCTCGACGTCTTTGAACGGATTCAGAATAACTTCGTCGGCGTCTTTCAGAGCCTGTTCGGCGGCGGGAAGGCGACGCTGACTCTGACCGAGCCCGAGAACGCCCTGAACTGCGGCATTCAGATCATGGTGCAGCCTCCCGGTAAAAAGAACTCATCGCTATCTCTTCTGTCGGGTGGAGAGCAGAACATGACGGCCATCGCCCTCATGTTTGCGACTTATCTTGTACGTCCGTCGCCGTTCTGTCTTCTTGACGAGATCGACGCTCCGCTTGACGATCAGAACGTGCAGCGCTTTTTGAAGATGCTCTCGGGCTTTTCGTCACGATCGCAGTTCATCATCATCACGCATAACAAGCTGACGATGTCGAAATCCAATGCGATCTTCGGCGTTACCCAGGAAGAGGCAGGCGTTTCGAAAATCGTATCGGTAAGGATGGAGGACCGTGCGGCTCTTTGA
- a CDS encoding DUF1566 domain-containing protein, which yields MTQGRVVDSGQNQCYDTGSAVSCQNALYPGQDADYVGVPKPRSISAPIQKSNGDLVTIDYGTGLIWTSCLLGTGGSPDNTSTCVGPAVGTDLATARSYCSALNSRQFGGLTDWHVPTIRDLKTLVIHVMAPPYYDTVAFPGGAAVPVWSESTTGGMALYLDFNYGMSYTSGTGYSIRCVSGASINPGNFAVIAGGVVRDADTGLVFTRCAAGQNETEACTGTPSAVDWTSALQYCHNLNKDGRRWRLPAIQELETLLRLAEFPAIDASAFPNTSGIFWSSTTSPSSMLNALAINFDTGGSYSDSGKTGTAAVRCVSGP from the coding sequence ATGACTCAGGGACGCGTCGTTGATTCCGGGCAGAACCAGTGCTATGATACGGGCAGCGCTGTATCCTGCCAGAACGCTCTTTATCCAGGTCAGGATGCCGATTATGTCGGAGTACCAAAGCCGCGGTCTATCAGCGCTCCCATTCAGAAATCAAACGGCGATCTGGTTACGATCGACTACGGAACAGGATTGATCTGGACGAGCTGCCTGCTGGGCACCGGAGGCAGTCCCGATAATACATCGACATGTGTCGGCCCCGCTGTTGGAACGGATCTTGCCACTGCTCGGAGTTATTGCAGCGCATTGAATAGCCGGCAGTTTGGCGGATTGACAGACTGGCATGTGCCGACAATTCGCGATCTGAAAACGCTGGTGATTCATGTAATGGCCCCACCGTACTATGATACGGTAGCCTTTCCAGGCGGAGCAGCCGTTCCAGTTTGGTCTGAGAGCACGACCGGTGGAATGGCACTGTACCTTGATTTCAACTATGGTATGAGTTATACGTCCGGTACGGGCTATTCTATTCGTTGTGTAAGTGGCGCCTCTATCAATCCGGGTAACTTCGCTGTAATAGCGGGAGGTGTAGTTCGCGATGCCGATACGGGACTTGTCTTCACGCGCTGTGCGGCAGGGCAGAATGAAACAGAGGCCTGTACAGGCACGCCTTCTGCTGTGGACTGGACCTCCGCTTTACAATACTGCCACAACCTGAACAAAGACGGTCGTCGGTGGCGCCTGCCGGCAATCCAGGAGTTAGAGACCCTACTGCGATTGGCTGAGTTTCCGGCGATTGACGCGTCGGCTTTCCCGAATACCTCGGGCATTTTCTGGTCTTCTACGACGAGCCCTTCATCCATGCTGAACGCCCTGGCCATCAATTTTGATACAGGTGGAAGCTACTCTGATTCGGGAAAGACGGGCACGGCCGCCGTCCGTTGCGTCTCAGGCCCCTGA
- a CDS encoding YebC/PmpR family DNA-binding transcriptional regulator encodes MAGHSKWANIKHRKDGADRRRGRIFTKLSKELMVSARLGGSDPDANPRLRIAMTKARSANMTTDTIERAVKKGAGELEGLTYEDVFYEIYAPGGVGVIVEAMTDKKSRTTPEIKSMLNRFGGSLAESNAVTRLFMQKGQILIEKKAVDEDRLMELAIESGAEDVRVDEDGFEVLTAPADFASVNEALVKAGLEIQESGIKYLPLDGTEVPVDAEQASKTMKLLELLEDHDDVQAVYHNMQMSDEIMEALS; translated from the coding sequence ATGGCCGGACATTCGAAGTGGGCGAATATCAAACATCGTAAGGACGGAGCGGACCGTCGCCGCGGACGCATCTTTACCAAACTCTCGAAGGAGCTGATGGTCTCCGCCAGGCTGGGCGGCTCAGACCCTGACGCCAATCCACGTCTGCGCATCGCCATGACGAAGGCGCGATCGGCAAACATGACGACCGATACGATAGAGCGTGCGGTCAAGAAAGGCGCTGGTGAACTTGAAGGCCTTACCTACGAAGACGTCTTTTATGAGATCTATGCGCCGGGCGGAGTCGGCGTCATCGTCGAGGCCATGACCGATAAGAAGAGCCGCACCACGCCCGAAATCAAAAGTATGCTCAATCGCTTCGGAGGCTCGCTTGCCGAATCGAACGCCGTCACCCGTCTTTTCATGCAGAAGGGACAGATCCTCATCGAGAAAAAGGCCGTCGATGAAGACCGCCTTATGGAGCTTGCCATAGAATCCGGCGCTGAAGACGTGCGCGTCGACGAAGACGGCTTTGAAGTTCTGACCGCTCCCGCCGATTTCGCCTCGGTGAACGAGGCCCTTGTTAAGGCAGGCCTTGAGATTCAGGAGTCGGGCATCAAGTATCTGCCTCTTGACGGCACAGAGGTGCCTGTGGACGCCGAACAGGCCTCGAAGACGATGAAGCTGCTTGAGCTGCTCGAAGACCATGACGACGTTCAGGCCGTATATCATAACATGCAGATGAGCGACGAGATCATGGAGGCGCTCTCGTAA
- a CDS encoding PEGA domain-containing protein gives MPDDARHLTSERRTRKLLFIPLKNQTGEKELDYLSYGIPTLIFSGIRTNFLIEGPALTERSLTPAGPVAEPQQQSGPVLLTASLLDFRSAALREKQRGIPAELSLIPAKEAELQSADPAETAVRYGAEWFVYGTVEYEPVPDPEYVDAQGRRIRITAELRKQFEGRELPAQWKKLLEEKRPEKIIVRLYLRSFEKKDVLWSHTFTLRADNPYEGTDFSTPARALDEKIRAANPHRLRIRSARQGFVFLNGAYAGKTPVEVRVPGAKIDVRVEQDGCNIYRQEWKPGDSVNVQAPCNTYRGRSILSVVSVPDGADVYLNHEYLGKTPLRRVDLAPGVHRVRVSAKGYIDGFYGVELKDETPVDVVAQLKPGDTVEYYTDPGYAIQDWTYDDMSLGLFLQSVAFGMGWAYTNVRANEIRDSIRSPWLPYFYPDPSYGLIQYQTFEDARLRALKWERSGRVLAGLGAISLFGAAYYLYRSLKHDDRPFGEIEARPEPVLFGTPGTMEAVYGAGIRWTF, from the coding sequence GTGCCCGATGATGCAAGGCATCTGACTTCAGAGCGTCGCACGCGAAAGCTGCTTTTTATTCCGTTGAAGAATCAGACGGGCGAAAAGGAGCTGGATTATTTATCCTACGGTATTCCGACGTTGATCTTCTCGGGCATTCGCACGAATTTTTTAATCGAAGGCCCGGCGCTTACGGAGCGTTCGCTTACACCGGCAGGGCCTGTAGCTGAGCCGCAGCAGCAGAGCGGGCCGGTTCTTTTAACGGCATCTCTTCTTGATTTTCGATCGGCGGCATTGCGTGAAAAGCAGCGCGGCATTCCGGCTGAGCTATCGCTGATACCGGCGAAAGAGGCGGAGCTGCAGAGCGCTGATCCGGCCGAGACGGCCGTACGCTACGGCGCGGAATGGTTCGTCTACGGAACGGTGGAGTATGAGCCTGTGCCCGATCCTGAATACGTCGATGCACAGGGCCGCCGCATTCGTATCACTGCCGAGCTGCGCAAGCAGTTCGAGGGCAGAGAGTTGCCCGCTCAATGGAAGAAGCTTCTCGAAGAGAAGAGGCCCGAGAAAATCATCGTCAGGCTATATCTGCGTTCGTTTGAGAAGAAAGACGTTCTCTGGTCGCACACGTTCACGTTACGCGCCGATAACCCCTACGAAGGCACCGATTTCAGCACGCCGGCACGTGCGCTTGATGAAAAGATACGCGCTGCAAATCCGCATCGGCTGCGCATCCGCAGCGCCCGACAGGGCTTTGTCTTTTTAAACGGCGCCTATGCGGGCAAGACGCCTGTTGAGGTTCGCGTGCCCGGCGCAAAGATCGACGTTCGCGTCGAGCAGGATGGCTGTAACATCTATCGGCAGGAATGGAAGCCAGGCGACAGCGTCAACGTTCAGGCGCCGTGCAACACGTATCGTGGTCGCTCCATTCTATCGGTCGTGTCGGTACCCGACGGCGCCGATGTTTACTTGAACCATGAATACCTCGGCAAAACGCCGCTGCGTCGCGTCGATCTTGCGCCTGGCGTGCACAGGGTGAGGGTTTCTGCGAAGGGCTATATCGACGGCTTTTACGGCGTCGAGCTGAAAGACGAAACCCCGGTCGATGTCGTGGCGCAGCTCAAGCCGGGCGATACGGTTGAATACTATACAGATCCCGGTTACGCCATCCAGGACTGGACCTACGACGATATGTCGCTGGGGCTTTTTTTGCAGAGCGTCGCCTTCGGTATGGGATGGGCGTATACGAATGTGCGGGCCAACGAGATCCGCGATTCCATACGATCACCGTGGCTTCCGTATTTCTATCCAGATCCCTCTTATGGCCTGATCCAGTATCAGACCTTTGAGGATGCTCGCCTCAGGGCGCTGAAATGGGAGCGAAGCGGAAGGGTTCTGGCCGGCCTGGGAGCGATCTCGCTTTTCGGCGCCGCCTACTATCTCTATCGCTCCCTGAAGCATGACGATCGCCCTTTCGGAGAGATCGAGGCACGCCCTGAGCCGGTGCTTTTCGGTACACCAGGTACGATGGAAGCCGTCTACGGAGCTGGAATCCGCTGGACATTCTGA
- a CDS encoding crossover junction endodeoxyribonuclease RuvC, whose product MRILGVDPGYGRTGWAVIDTKGSLTLLEYGLIETSGKDPLSKRLYRIFDQLMAVSSRLMPKRMVLERFHPGKSMTTAEGVFQARGVVLAAAGFTGCEVIEPTAAQVKLAVTGSGKASKEDVRIMVERLLDIKEPIRPDDVVDAIACAIAGSALPGVIA is encoded by the coding sequence ATGCGTATTCTTGGAGTGGACCCCGGTTACGGGCGGACGGGCTGGGCCGTCATCGATACGAAGGGATCGTTAACCCTGCTTGAATACGGATTGATCGAGACGTCGGGTAAAGATCCGCTATCGAAAAGACTCTACCGCATATTCGACCAGCTCATGGCCGTCTCTTCGCGTCTCATGCCGAAGCGTATGGTGCTCGAACGTTTTCATCCCGGCAAGAGCATGACGACGGCGGAGGGCGTCTTTCAGGCTCGGGGCGTCGTGCTTGCCGCCGCCGGCTTTACGGGATGCGAGGTGATCGAGCCGACGGCGGCGCAGGTAAAGCTTGCCGTAACAGGAAGCGGAAAGGCCTCCAAAGAAGACGTTCGCATCATGGTCGAGCGCCTGCTTGATATCAAAGAACCGATTCGTCCCGATGACGTGGTCGATGCCATCGCCTGCGCCATAGCCGGTTCGGCGCTGCCCGGAGTGATCGCATGA
- a CDS encoding L-threonylcarbamoyladenylate synthase: protein MILPCHPVNPEKRTIQKVLDGLSRGAIYIVPTDTVYAFICHLEHPKAISSLYRIKDMSEKQPLSLLCRDISMAGLFTKNIPDYVFRFMKQHTPGPYTFILPASKDMDRRGMGKRKEVGIRIVDHPLHIELMKQLDVPLVSTSVREVEAFVTSPETLEDIYGYQVEAVLDAGPRKNEYTTILDGQGDQFKLIRSGIGPIDDLDYLADED, encoded by the coding sequence GTGATCCTTCCCTGTCATCCGGTGAATCCGGAAAAGCGGACGATCCAGAAGGTGCTGGACGGCCTTTCGCGCGGAGCGATCTATATCGTTCCGACCGATACCGTATACGCCTTCATCTGCCATCTGGAGCATCCGAAGGCCATATCGTCGCTGTATCGCATCAAGGATATGTCAGAGAAACAGCCGCTTTCGCTTCTCTGTCGTGATATCTCGATGGCCGGCCTTTTTACGAAGAACATCCCCGACTACGTTTTTCGCTTCATGAAGCAACATACGCCCGGCCCTTATACGTTTATTCTGCCGGCAAGCAAAGACATGGATCGCCGCGGCATGGGCAAGCGCAAAGAGGTGGGCATTCGTATCGTCGATCATCCTCTGCATATCGAGTTGATGAAGCAGCTTGATGTGCCGCTTGTATCGACGTCCGTGCGTGAGGTCGAGGCCTTCGTCACCTCGCCCGAAACCCTTGAAGATATCTACGGCTATCAGGTTGAGGCCGTGCTTGATGCCGGTCCGCGCAAGAACGAATACACGACGATCCTTGACGGGCAGGGCGATCAGTTCAAGCTCATCCGCTCCGGCATCGGCCCCATCGACGACCTCGATTATCTCGCTGACGAGGATTGA
- the ruvA gene encoding Holliday junction branch migration protein RuvA encodes MISGLRGVVQRFGASRVYLLAGSVEYEVNVPLNVFEFLQQKKDAEHFLHIYHLFTSEEQRLYGFLQPSQRELFGAILSLKGFGSVLALSVLSHLDLSGLLDLCERGDAAALSRIPRVGKKTAESLVFEVNQKKERFRKLLDSEEQKTKKPAADEETELAEQALVQLGYKEAQVQKALLLARSEAPGASASELIRLALRHL; translated from the coding sequence ATGATATCGGGCCTTCGCGGAGTGGTGCAGCGTTTCGGAGCGTCACGCGTCTATCTGCTGGCCGGCTCCGTCGAATATGAGGTTAACGTTCCGCTGAATGTTTTTGAATTCTTACAGCAGAAAAAAGATGCCGAGCACTTTCTGCATATCTATCATCTTTTCACGTCCGAAGAGCAAAGGTTATACGGATTTCTTCAGCCCTCGCAGCGAGAGCTTTTCGGCGCCATCCTTTCGCTGAAGGGATTCGGCAGCGTGCTTGCCCTTTCGGTGCTCTCACATCTTGATCTGAGCGGCCTTCTTGATCTCTGTGAGCGCGGCGATGCAGCCGCCCTTTCGCGCATCCCCCGCGTCGGCAAGAAGACGGCCGAAAGCCTTGTCTTCGAGGTAAACCAGAAGAAAGAGCGCTTTCGCAAGCTTCTCGACTCCGAAGAGCAGAAAACGAAAAAGCCGGCCGCCGACGAAGAGACGGAGCTTGCCGAGCAGGCGTTAGTCCAGCTCGGCTATAAAGAGGCGCAGGTGCAGAAGGCGCTTCTGCTTGCTCGCTCTGAGGCTCCCGGAGCTTCTGCATCGGAGCTCATCCGTCTGGCGTTGCGGCACCTGTAG
- a CDS encoding CHAT domain-containing protein: MDAFNLIIDRVGDRNVFNLFSGRTPGREAHLQTRVQDDLIDDFLSVVRRVALLSGSIDDDREEGDLTGHLFRAGEIVFRQFFPERIRDILRRSEGGVLFLHVDQALGHIPWELLHDGVSFLADRFIIGRNIAGAYSYRDGSRQDRNRLRILIVADPTNDLPSAAREGQMLYETLNAEISSDLIDIRFLSGRRIGRLALLEEMQGADIVHYAGHTGRDEEGETGWLLHGGKILRSSEIEQLRSAPNFVFANSCSSFGSYSLDEANRMASAFLRSGVSGYIGTSWDIADTEEVIEFALEFYRNIFLERSVGEALFEARQKARKRNRTCDLTWAAYSLHGNPGQRLFRYPARRSFDA, translated from the coding sequence ATGGATGCGTTCAATCTCATCATCGATCGCGTCGGCGATCGTAACGTCTTCAACCTGTTCTCGGGAAGAACACCGGGACGAGAGGCGCATCTACAGACCCGCGTTCAGGATGATCTGATCGACGACTTTTTAAGCGTCGTGCGTCGTGTGGCTTTGCTCTCGGGCAGCATCGATGACGATCGTGAAGAGGGCGATCTGACCGGTCATCTTTTCAGAGCGGGCGAGATCGTATTCAGGCAGTTCTTTCCCGAGCGCATTCGCGACATTCTGCGCCGGTCAGAGGGCGGCGTGCTTTTCTTGCATGTCGATCAGGCCCTTGGCCATATTCCGTGGGAGCTGCTGCATGACGGCGTATCGTTTCTTGCCGACCGCTTTATCATAGGGCGTAATATTGCCGGCGCCTATTCTTACCGGGATGGTAGCCGGCAGGATCGAAACCGACTTCGTATTCTTATCGTCGCTGATCCGACGAACGACCTTCCTTCGGCGGCCCGCGAAGGGCAGATGCTCTACGAGACGCTGAATGCCGAGATCAGCTCTGACCTGATCGACATTCGTTTCTTATCGGGCAGGCGGATAGGAAGGCTTGCGCTGCTCGAAGAGATGCAGGGAGCCGATATCGTTCATTATGCCGGGCATACGGGCCGTGACGAAGAGGGCGAAACGGGATGGCTGCTGCATGGCGGCAAGATCCTGCGATCGAGCGAGATCGAGCAATTGCGCAGCGCTCCGAATTTCGTCTTTGCCAACAGCTGCTCGAGCTTCGGATCGTATTCGCTGGACGAAGCGAATCGAATGGCCTCAGCTTTTCTGCGTTCCGGGGTTTCGGGTTATATCGGCACGTCGTGGGATATCGCCGATACCGAAGAGGTGATCGAGTTCGCCCTTGAATTCTACCGCAACATCTTTCTTGAGCGCTCCGTCGGTGAGGCGCTTTTCGAAGCGCGGCAGAAGGCCCGTAAAAGGAATCGCACTTGCGACCTTACGTGGGCCGCTTATTCGCTGCACGGAAATCCCGGGCAACGTCTGTTTCGGTATCCGGCACGTCGCAGCTTTGATGCATAG